The following are from one region of the Stanieria sp. NIES-3757 genome:
- a CDS encoding ATP-dependent Clp protease adaptor protein ClpS, with product MTASPTVIKEKESKVVSKPYPNYKVIVLNDDFNTFQHVAECLMTYIPGMTSDRAWDLTNQIHYEGQAIVWVGPQEQAELYHQQLKRAGLTMAPLEEA from the coding sequence ATGACTGCTTCACCAACGGTAATTAAAGAAAAGGAAAGTAAAGTTGTTAGCAAGCCTTATCCAAACTACAAGGTAATTGTGCTTAATGATGACTTTAATACATTTCAACACGTTGCTGAATGTTTAATGACTTATATTCCTGGCATGACGAGCGATCGCGCTTGGGATTTAACCAATCAAATTCATTATGAAGGACAAGCGATCGTTTGGGTAGGTCCCCAAGAACAAGCTGAATTATATCATCAACAATTAAAACGTGCTGGTTTAACAATGGCACCTCTGGAGGAAGCTTAA
- a CDS encoding sugar ABC transporter ATP-binding protein, translated as MAKLELQNLQKRYSSKVIPVKDISLEVKNGEFLTLLGPSGCGKSTLLRLIAGLEQPTQGNIILGEKNLNKIAPGDRNMAMVFQSYALYPHMSAAENIGTALKLRKMPSEEIKHRIAEAAHKLELTHLLDRKPGQMSGGQRQRVALARALVRNPEVFLLDEPLSNLDALLREQVRAQLKQLFKEQNKPVVYVTHDQTEAMTLSTKVAVLYDGLVQQLDPPSKIYTHPANQFVAGFVGSPQMNLLTLKCQGNAAILGDANLPLPTSATIPPQIMLGIRPEDVQLAQFATDTTVTGEIYLVEQLGKENLISIKVANSNQILRVLLPIDQKWEGDTVLLNLPTEHLHWFDLATGDRIFSDQ; from the coding sequence ATGGCTAAATTAGAACTACAAAATCTCCAAAAAAGATATAGTTCCAAGGTAATTCCCGTTAAAGATATTTCTTTAGAAGTAAAAAATGGTGAATTTTTAACCTTATTGGGGCCTTCTGGTTGTGGTAAATCTACTTTACTTCGCTTAATTGCAGGTTTAGAACAACCGACTCAAGGAAACATCATTTTAGGAGAGAAAAACCTCAACAAAATTGCTCCAGGCGATCGCAATATGGCGATGGTATTTCAAAGCTATGCTCTTTATCCTCACATGAGCGCAGCAGAAAATATTGGCACTGCCCTTAAATTACGAAAAATGCCTTCAGAAGAAATTAAACACAGAATAGCTGAAGCTGCTCACAAGTTAGAATTAACTCATCTCCTCGATCGCAAACCAGGTCAAATGTCTGGAGGACAACGTCAACGAGTAGCTTTAGCTAGGGCATTGGTTCGTAACCCTGAAGTGTTTTTATTAGATGAACCTTTAAGTAATTTGGATGCCCTACTGCGAGAACAAGTCAGGGCGCAGTTAAAACAATTGTTTAAAGAACAAAATAAACCCGTAGTTTATGTTACCCACGACCAAACCGAAGCAATGACCCTCTCTACCAAAGTAGCAGTTTTGTACGATGGGTTAGTCCAACAACTCGATCCACCAAGTAAAATTTATACCCATCCTGCTAATCAATTTGTAGCTGGTTTTGTTGGCAGTCCCCAAATGAATTTACTGACTCTCAAATGTCAAGGCAATGCTGCTATTTTGGGCGATGCCAATCTACCGCTTCCGACTTCAGCTACTATTCCTCCTCAAATCATGTTGGGAATTCGTCCAGAAGATGTTCAGTTAGCCCAATTTGCAACAGACACAACTGTTACAGGGGAAATTTATCTAGTCGAACAATTGGGAAAAGAAAATCTTATTAGTATCAAAGTAGCCAATTCTAATCAGATCCTACGGGTCTTATTACCAATCGACCAGAAGTGGGAAGGAGATACAGTATTGTTAAATTTACCAACCGAACATTTACATTGGTTCGATCTAGCCACAGGCGATCGCATTTTCAGTGACCAGTAG
- a CDS encoding ATP-dependent chaperone ClpB codes for MQPTDSSKFTEQAWDAIVKSQEFAKLFQNQNLEVEHVILALVEQEGLAQTIFSKANIDVARLKQQLEVFTHRQPKTGATQLYLGRALDEMLDRAESCRASWQDKFISIEHLLMGFAEDNRIGKRTLRNFSLDPQDLEKVIKSIRGSQKVTQQNQEERYQALEKYGRDLTQQAKNGKLDPVIGRDEEIRRVIQVLSRRSKNNPVLIGEPGVGKTAIAEGLAQRIVNGDVPESLKNRQLISLDMGSLIAGAKYRGEFEDRLRSVLKEVTQSEGQIVLFIDEVHTVVGAGSREGSMDAGNLLKPMLARGELRCIGATTLDEYRKHIEKDPALERRFQQVYVKQPTVEDTVSILRGLKERYEVHHGVKITDSALVAAATLSHRYITDRFLPDKAIDLVDEAAAKLKMEITSKPVELEAIDRRLMQLQMEKLSLEGESQRPGILLVDRASKERLERIQEEIKELESKQTELSSQWQSEKQLLDEINALKEEEEQLRLQVEQAERAYDLNKAAQLKYGKLEILQRDLEAKETKLLEIQSEGAALLREQVSESDIAEIVANWTGIPVNRLLESEKQKLLQLEQHLGRRVIGQKEAVEAVAAAIRRARAGMKDPSRPIGSFLFMGSTGVGKTELARALAAFLFDSEDAMVRIDMSEYMEKHAVSRLVGAPPGYVGYEEGGQLSEAVRRRPYSVVLLDEVEKAHKDVFNILLQVLDDGRITDSQGRIVDFRNTIIVMTSNIGSESILSGMEEKTDYYTIEKQVTQALRKHFRPEFLNRIDDLIFFHTLGREQLRQIVRIQIKRIQNLLAEQKIRLELSTLAQDYIVDIGYDPAYGARPLKRAIQRELENPIATKILDNTFSEGDTIFVDCTEHHLTFDSSEQLVPIVPEVLSSN; via the coding sequence ATGCAGCCTACCGATTCTAGTAAATTTACCGAACAAGCTTGGGATGCGATCGTCAAATCACAAGAATTTGCCAAATTATTTCAAAATCAAAATTTAGAAGTAGAACACGTAATCCTCGCCTTAGTGGAACAAGAGGGATTAGCTCAAACTATTTTTAGTAAAGCTAATATTGATGTTGCTCGCCTCAAACAACAGCTAGAAGTATTTACCCATCGCCAACCTAAAACTGGTGCAACTCAACTGTATCTCGGTCGTGCTTTAGATGAAATGTTAGATCGTGCCGAGTCTTGTCGTGCCAGTTGGCAAGATAAGTTTATTTCTATCGAACATTTGTTGATGGGTTTTGCCGAAGATAATCGAATTGGTAAGCGTACCCTACGGAATTTTAGCTTAGACCCCCAAGACTTAGAAAAAGTTATTAAATCGATTCGCGGAAGTCAAAAAGTTACTCAACAGAATCAAGAAGAAAGATATCAAGCGTTAGAAAAATATGGTAGAGATTTAACTCAACAAGCTAAAAATGGCAAACTAGACCCAGTTATTGGTAGGGATGAAGAGATTCGTCGAGTAATTCAGGTTCTTTCCCGTCGTTCTAAGAATAATCCTGTTTTAATTGGTGAACCTGGGGTCGGAAAAACTGCGATCGCGGAAGGATTGGCACAACGAATTGTCAATGGAGATGTACCAGAATCACTGAAAAACCGTCAGTTAATTTCTCTAGATATGGGCAGTTTAATTGCTGGGGCAAAATATCGTGGGGAATTTGAAGACAGATTGCGTTCGGTACTGAAAGAAGTAACTCAATCGGAAGGACAGATTGTTTTATTTATTGATGAAGTTCATACCGTAGTTGGTGCAGGTTCTCGTGAAGGTTCGATGGATGCCGGAAATCTGCTCAAACCAATGCTAGCCAGAGGCGAACTACGTTGTATTGGGGCGACTACCTTAGATGAGTATCGCAAACATATTGAAAAAGATCCTGCTTTAGAAAGGCGCTTTCAACAGGTTTATGTCAAACAACCAACGGTAGAAGATACGGTTTCTATTTTACGGGGATTAAAAGAACGTTATGAAGTTCATCATGGAGTTAAAATTACTGACTCTGCTTTAGTTGCAGCAGCCACTCTTTCTCATCGTTATATTACTGATAGATTCTTACCAGATAAAGCGATCGATCTGGTGGACGAAGCAGCAGCAAAATTAAAAATGGAAATCACTTCTAAACCTGTAGAATTAGAAGCGATCGACCGTCGATTGATGCAGTTACAGATGGAAAAACTTTCCTTAGAAGGAGAAAGTCAACGTCCTGGTATTTTATTAGTCGATCGCGCTTCCAAAGAAAGATTAGAAAGGATTCAAGAAGAAATTAAGGAATTAGAAAGTAAACAAACCGAACTTTCTTCTCAATGGCAATCAGAAAAACAACTGTTGGATGAAATTAACGCTCTTAAGGAAGAAGAAGAACAACTACGTTTACAAGTAGAACAAGCGGAAAGGGCTTACGACCTTAATAAGGCTGCTCAATTGAAATACGGAAAACTGGAAATCTTGCAGCGAGATTTAGAAGCTAAAGAAACTAAACTGCTAGAAATTCAATCCGAAGGCGCAGCTTTACTGAGAGAACAAGTTTCAGAATCCGATATTGCGGAAATTGTCGCGAATTGGACAGGAATACCTGTTAATCGTTTATTAGAGTCAGAAAAGCAAAAACTTTTACAACTAGAACAACATTTAGGACGAAGAGTAATCGGACAAAAAGAAGCTGTCGAAGCTGTAGCAGCAGCAATTCGGCGTGCTAGGGCAGGTATGAAAGACCCCAGTAGACCGATTGGTTCATTTTTGTTTATGGGTTCAACAGGGGTAGGTAAAACTGAATTAGCTAGGGCGTTAGCTGCTTTCCTCTTTGATAGCGAAGATGCCATGGTGCGGATTGATATGTCCGAGTACATGGAAAAACACGCTGTTTCTCGCTTGGTGGGTGCGCCTCCTGGATATGTTGGTTATGAAGAAGGAGGACAATTATCAGAAGCGGTACGCCGTCGTCCTTATTCGGTAGTTTTATTGGACGAAGTAGAAAAGGCACACAAAGATGTTTTTAATATTTTGCTGCAAGTTCTTGATGATGGTAGAATCACTGACTCTCAAGGCAGAATAGTTGATTTTCGCAATACTATTATTGTCATGACTAGCAATATTGGTAGTGAATCTATTCTCAGCGGGATGGAGGAAAAAACTGACTACTATACTATTGAAAAACAAGTAACTCAGGCTTTAAGAAAACATTTTCGTCCAGAATTTCTCAACCGTATCGATGATTTAATCTTTTTCCATACGCTTGGGCGAGAACAATTACGTCAAATCGTTCGGATTCAAATTAAACGAATTCAAAACTTATTAGCCGAACAAAAAATTAGATTGGAATTATCAACTTTGGCTCAAGATTATATCGTCGATATTGGTTACGATCCTGCTTATGGTGCGCGTCCATTAAAACGAGCAATTCAGCGAGAATTAGAAAATCCGATCGCAACTAAAATTTTAGACAATACTTTTTCTGAAGGAGATACCATCTTTGTCGATTGTACCGAGCATCATCTTACTTTTGACAGCTCAGAACAACTTGTACCAATAGTCCCAGAAGTGCTTAGTTCTAATTAA
- a CDS encoding hypothetical protein (protein of unknown function DUF861 cupin_3), which produces MTIEQIANIKIEHQPSQERLQQLGVFTWSIWTKEVSEFPWTYDESETCYFLEGDVIVTPEGSEPVTMGKGDLVTFPAGMSCTWQINNDVRKYYHFG; this is translated from the coding sequence ATGACTATCGAGCAAATAGCAAACATTAAAATAGAACATCAACCTAGTCAAGAGCGTTTACAGCAATTAGGTGTGTTTACTTGGTCGATTTGGACTAAGGAAGTTTCTGAATTTCCGTGGACTTACGACGAATCGGAAACCTGTTATTTTCTTGAAGGCGATGTCATTGTTACTCCCGAAGGTAGCGAACCAGTCACAATGGGCAAAGGAGATTTAGTAACTTTTCCTGCGGGTATGTCTTGCACTTGGCAAATTAACAACGATGTCCGCAAGTATTATCATTTTGGTTAG
- a CDS encoding TPR repeat-containing serine/threonin protein kinase, which produces MSDPDYTIPVSQSNEFHSHSAKIEYGYRILNAGDLIGNRYRIVKELGSGGFATTYLAVDEQSQSQLTCVVKQLQPRFNSPAIWESAKERFATEAVVLQWLGNHDRIPQLLAHFEENQQFYLIQEFIEGEEFEQEIHRLQLSEFDLIHFLCDVLEILNFVHHQGVIHRDIKPSNLIRRRSDQKIVLIDFGAVKEIGTLAFDLDRETIQTQIIGTPGYMPPEQHNGKPSYASDIYALGKTAIFALTGRSPLEWEDTEAEDLESWQKRLNKVSPQLIGILNRMICAKVSERYQNTTELLEALKPLLLVETIIEDKYQLISYLGGKRGIYSYVAKDLQQSPQPLYILNLLKLQKIESETLENAFRHLKQELGHLAKLNNLDRIPKTKEYFISQENIYLIQEYIEGESLETIINREFNLNEEEIIDLLENIGEILRDIHKHKIIHANLQPSSLIKRSSDGKIVLIDFGVIQEITNYLPDAKTGYLPPEQIAGRPIISSDIYALGMTAIYALTGIKPEKLAKNPNTGEVIWQQKTRVSSELSKILNKMVRLDKQQRYQSIEQVLKSLKKLRFKSKIKPWHKYVIIFISLTTLTFFSRYFWLQYQAILLFKQADLELQYQRYEQAIEYYDRGIQKVSGKINLFQGAWLRKAQALSHLKRYDEMLQICQQGLHKTNNVYFWNCQGLALEGLERYEEAIASYNEAIKLKPDFFVPLNNRGEVYTRLGKLDNAIADFEAAIKLGEAESYVPWNNLGKIYFQQQKYEQAINAYQQAISVKEDYLPALIGLGNAQKALRRYSEALLAYNQAIEVNSDSYEAWFGKGLTEEALQQYREAVQAYERAIVLKPNWQIGIDALERVEQKLDY; this is translated from the coding sequence ATGTCAGATCCAGACTACACTATACCGGTTTCTCAATCAAATGAATTTCATTCTCATTCAGCCAAAATTGAGTATGGATATAGAATTCTTAATGCCGGAGATCTCATTGGCAACCGCTATCGTATTGTTAAAGAATTAGGTAGTGGAGGATTTGCTACAACCTATTTAGCTGTAGATGAACAATCACAATCTCAGCTTACATGTGTTGTCAAACAATTACAACCTAGGTTTAATAGTCCAGCAATTTGGGAAAGTGCCAAAGAAAGATTTGCTACCGAAGCAGTTGTTTTACAATGGCTTGGTAATCATGACCGAATTCCCCAACTTTTAGCTCATTTTGAAGAAAATCAACAATTTTATTTAATTCAGGAATTTATTGAAGGGGAAGAATTTGAACAAGAAATTCATCGGTTGCAATTATCAGAATTTGACTTAATTCACTTTCTTTGTGATGTTTTAGAAATTCTCAACTTTGTTCATCATCAAGGGGTAATTCATCGTGATATTAAACCCTCTAATTTAATTCGGCGACGTAGCGATCAAAAAATAGTTTTAATTGATTTTGGTGCAGTCAAAGAAATTGGGACTTTAGCGTTCGATCTTGATCGAGAGACAATTCAAACTCAGATTATTGGTACACCAGGCTATATGCCTCCAGAACAACACAATGGCAAGCCAAGTTATGCTAGTGATATTTATGCGTTAGGAAAAACAGCTATTTTTGCTTTAACAGGGCGATCGCCTTTAGAATGGGAAGATACTGAAGCAGAAGATCTAGAAAGTTGGCAAAAACGATTGAATAAAGTAAGTCCGCAATTAATTGGGATCCTCAATCGTATGATTTGTGCTAAGGTTAGCGAACGTTATCAAAATACGACCGAGTTATTAGAAGCTCTCAAGCCTCTTTTATTAGTAGAAACTATTATTGAAGATAAGTATCAACTTATTAGCTATTTAGGTGGTAAAAGAGGAATTTATAGTTATGTAGCCAAAGATTTGCAGCAATCTCCACAACCTTTATACATTTTAAATTTATTAAAACTTCAAAAAATTGAATCGGAAACTTTAGAAAATGCGTTTCGTCATCTTAAACAAGAATTAGGGCATTTAGCTAAATTAAATAATCTCGACCGCATTCCTAAAACCAAAGAATATTTTATCAGCCAAGAAAATATATATTTAATTCAAGAATATATTGAGGGAGAAAGTCTCGAAACAATTATTAATCGAGAATTTAATCTAAATGAAGAAGAAATAATTGATTTATTAGAAAATATTGGTGAGATTTTAAGAGATATTCATAAACATAAAATTATTCATGCCAATCTTCAACCCTCTAGTTTAATTAAAAGAAGTTCTGATGGCAAAATAGTTTTAATTGATTTTGGAGTTATTCAAGAAATTACTAATTATCTTCCTGATGCTAAAACTGGCTATTTACCTCCTGAACAAATTGCCGGAAGACCGATAATTAGTAGTGATATTTATGCTTTAGGAATGACCGCGATTTATGCTTTAACGGGCATAAAACCAGAAAAATTAGCTAAAAATCCCAACACTGGAGAAGTAATTTGGCAACAAAAAACAAGGGTAAGCTCGGAATTAAGTAAAATTTTAAATAAAATGGTACGCTTGGATAAACAACAGCGTTACCAATCGATAGAACAGGTTTTAAAATCATTAAAAAAACTTAGATTTAAGTCAAAAATTAAACCTTGGCATAAATATGTAATTATTTTTATTTCCTTAACTACGCTGACTTTCTTTAGTAGATATTTTTGGTTGCAATATCAAGCAATTCTTTTGTTTAAACAAGCTGATTTAGAATTGCAATATCAACGTTATGAACAAGCAATTGAATATTATGACCGCGGTATTCAAAAAGTAAGTGGTAAAATTAATTTATTTCAAGGCGCGTGGTTGCGTAAAGCTCAAGCATTGAGTCATTTAAAACGCTACGATGAGATGTTGCAAATTTGTCAGCAAGGATTGCACAAAACTAACAATGTTTATTTTTGGAATTGTCAAGGTTTAGCTTTAGAAGGATTAGAACGCTACGAGGAAGCGATCGCGTCTTATAATGAAGCAATTAAACTAAAACCAGATTTTTTTGTTCCTCTCAACAATCGAGGCGAAGTTTATACTAGATTAGGCAAACTTGATAATGCGATCGCAGATTTTGAAGCTGCTATCAAATTGGGCGAAGCAGAAAGTTATGTTCCTTGGAATAACCTTGGTAAAATCTATTTTCAGCAACAAAAATACGAGCAAGCGATTAATGCTTATCAGCAAGCTATTAGTGTTAAAGAAGATTATTTACCTGCTTTAATTGGTTTAGGAAATGCTCAAAAAGCATTGAGAAGATATTCGGAGGCTCTTTTGGCTTATAATCAAGCAATTGAAGTTAATAGCGATTCTTATGAAGCTTGGTTTGGCAAAGGGTTAACTGAAGAGGCTCTACAACAATATCGAGAAGCAGTTCAAGCTTATGAAAGAGCTATTGTTTTAAAACCTAATTGGCAAATAGGTATTGATGCTTTAGAACGAGTAGAACAAAAATTAGATTATTAG
- a CDS encoding GCN5-related N-acetyltransferase, whose translation MDADLLPGYQLRIGTGKDRALLVKFMTLTYQELFPNQCSFNHLAETVKKYFSVETTLWWVENLAKQPVACLWMGTAIDQASGKTYGYIFLLIVLAQYRRQGIGTALIERAEKWAKARGINGIGLQVFSHNQSALQLYHQLGFQTQSLSMIKYL comes from the coding sequence ATGGATGCGGACTTACTCCCAGGCTATCAACTACGGATAGGAACAGGCAAAGACCGCGCTTTGTTAGTTAAGTTTATGACTTTGACTTATCAAGAGTTATTTCCTAACCAATGTTCCTTTAACCATTTAGCAGAGACAGTTAAAAAATATTTTTCTGTCGAAACTACCTTATGGTGGGTAGAAAATTTAGCCAAACAGCCTGTTGCCTGTTTATGGATGGGAACTGCGATCGATCAAGCTAGTGGCAAAACCTATGGTTATATTTTTTTGCTAATTGTTTTAGCTCAGTACCGTCGTCAAGGCATTGGTACGGCATTAATTGAGCGAGCAGAAAAATGGGCCAAAGCTAGAGGAATTAATGGAATTGGGTTGCAAGTATTTTCTCATAACCAATCGGCTTTACAACTTTATCACCAGCTTGGATTTCAAACTCAGTCATTATCAATGATTAAATATCTTTAA
- a CDS encoding HEAT domain containing protein, with translation MYNNDELSLLDTDEELLSPLDEIEPVATEPELPPPDPEEMLTLLSHSEASQRMLAARAFCEIHEQRSIPYLIELLKDICPLVRVSAAYALGRNTSPEAVSPLIELLAQDWNGYVRKGIVWALGNSNDRRALQPLIHALKTDISAVRLWSASGLAQIGKLKYEDAIAAIPPLIAGLRKDITAAVRSNCAWALGQLCRELPSNVVYATAIDALIEALVEDEDVGVKEDAKTALLKVGDPRGLQMIEDLEFEGLI, from the coding sequence ATGTACAATAATGATGAATTAAGTCTCTTAGATACTGATGAAGAACTGCTTAGTCCTCTGGATGAAATTGAGCCAGTGGCAACAGAGCCAGAACTTCCTCCACCAGATCCAGAAGAAATGTTGACGCTCTTGTCTCATTCAGAAGCGTCTCAGCGGATGTTGGCAGCACGAGCCTTTTGCGAAATTCACGAACAACGTTCAATTCCTTATTTGATCGAGTTACTCAAAGATATTTGTCCTTTGGTTAGAGTCAGTGCAGCTTATGCTTTGGGCAGAAATACCAGTCCAGAAGCTGTTTCACCTCTAATTGAATTGCTCGCTCAAGATTGGAATGGTTATGTTCGTAAAGGCATTGTCTGGGCATTAGGGAATAGTAACGATCGCCGTGCCTTACAACCCCTAATTCATGCCCTTAAAACTGATATTTCTGCGGTTCGTCTTTGGTCTGCTAGTGGTTTAGCTCAAATTGGTAAATTAAAATACGAAGATGCGATCGCAGCAATCCCTCCTTTAATTGCAGGGTTAAGAAAAGACATTACCGCAGCAGTGAGAAGTAATTGTGCTTGGGCATTGGGACAGCTATGTCGTGAATTACCATCTAATGTGGTTTATGCTACGGCAATTGATGCTTTGATTGAAGCGTTAGTAGAAGATGAAGATGTGGGAGTAAAAGAAGATGCCAAAACTGCCCTACTCAAAGTTGGCGATCCTAGAGGACTACAAATGATTGAAGATTTAGAATTTGAAGGTTTAATTTAA
- a CDS encoding 3-octaprenyl-4-hydroxybenzoate carboxy-lyase, whose product MIKPLIVGVSGASGLIYAVRTLKFLLEADYQIELVASRATYMVWQAEQNIRMPTEPDRQEEFWRQQAGVSDRGKLICHHWGDVGANIASGSFRTLGMIIIPCSMSTVAKIAAGLSSDLLERTADVQIKESRPLVVVPRETPFSLIHLRNLTTLAEAGAKIVPAIPAWYHAPQTVEDLVDFVVARTLDQLDLDCVPLNRWQGH is encoded by the coding sequence ATGATCAAACCTTTAATAGTAGGCGTTAGTGGCGCTTCAGGACTGATTTATGCTGTTCGTACCCTTAAATTTCTCCTGGAAGCAGATTATCAGATCGAGTTAGTAGCCTCACGAGCTACTTATATGGTGTGGCAGGCAGAACAAAATATCCGTATGCCAACTGAACCAGACCGACAAGAAGAGTTTTGGCGACAACAAGCAGGAGTTAGCGATCGCGGTAAACTGATTTGTCATCATTGGGGCGATGTAGGAGCGAATATTGCTAGTGGTTCATTTCGGACTCTAGGTATGATTATCATTCCTTGTAGTATGAGTACAGTAGCTAAAATAGCTGCTGGTTTGAGTTCTGATTTGCTAGAACGAACAGCCGATGTCCAAATTAAAGAAAGTCGTCCTTTAGTGGTTGTACCTAGAGAAACTCCTTTTAGTTTGATTCATCTGCGTAATTTAACCACTTTAGCTGAAGCAGGAGCCAAAATTGTCCCTGCTATCCCTGCTTGGTATCATGCGCCTCAAACTGTGGAGGATTTGGTTGATTTTGTAGTTGCTCGCACTTTGGATCAGTTGGACTTAGATTGTGTTCCCCTCAATCGTTGGCAAGGACACTAA
- a CDS encoding shikimate kinase yields MSTSIEKSLHGISIYLIGIMGVGKTTIGKLLAHQLGYRFFDTDVLIERVTQKSIPEIFAESGEDSFRELEHKVLQEISVETKSVIATGGGIVERQINWSYLQQGLIIWLDVEVEVLKERLAGDENRPLADKLELLLQKRSSLYAQADLRIKIAANQTPEDIVEQILELIPTVIKSESELSH; encoded by the coding sequence ATGTCAACCTCAATTGAAAAATCATTACACGGAATTAGTATTTACCTAATTGGAATCATGGGTGTAGGTAAAACTACGATTGGAAAACTGTTAGCCCATCAATTGGGTTATCGTTTTTTTGATACAGATGTTTTAATTGAACGAGTTACTCAAAAAAGCATTCCTGAGATTTTTGCTGAGTCAGGAGAGGATAGCTTTCGCGAATTAGAACACAAAGTATTACAAGAAATATCCGTTGAAACCAAAAGCGTAATTGCTACAGGCGGTGGTATTGTCGAGAGGCAAATCAATTGGAGTTATTTGCAACAAGGTTTAATTATTTGGTTAGATGTAGAAGTAGAAGTTTTAAAAGAACGTTTAGCAGGAGATGAGAATCGACCCCTAGCCGACAAACTAGAACTATTGCTCCAAAAACGTTCTTCTTTATATGCTCAAGCTGATTTACGCATTAAAATTGCAGCCAATCAAACCCCTGAAGATATTGTTGAGCAGATTTTAGAACTTATTCCTACGGTGATTAAATCTGAATCAGAGCTTTCTCATTGA
- a CDS encoding acetylglutamate kinase, with amino-acid sequence MSSDREYIKETEANRVRVLSEALPYIQKFANRTVVIKYGGAAMKDSNLKDKVIRDIVFLACVGVRPVVVHGGGPEINSWLDKLGIEPQFKDGLRVTDAATMDVVEMVLVGRVNKELVSLISQAGALAVGLCGKDGNFIKARPVDQKGIGFVGEVTTVDTRLIKSLVSNGYVPVISSVAADEEGQAYNINADTVAGEIAAALDAEKLILLTDTPGILEDYHDPSTLLTKLDIQTARKLIEQGIVSGGMIPKVNCCVRSLAQGVRAAHIIDGRIPHALLLEILTDEGIGSMIVASEYMNI; translated from the coding sequence ATGTCAAGCGATCGCGAATACATTAAAGAAACAGAAGCTAACCGAGTTCGAGTTTTAAGCGAAGCACTCCCCTATATCCAGAAATTTGCCAATCGTACCGTAGTGATTAAATACGGTGGTGCAGCAATGAAAGATAGCAATCTTAAAGATAAGGTAATTAGAGATATTGTCTTTCTTGCTTGTGTCGGAGTTCGCCCTGTAGTTGTTCATGGTGGAGGACCAGAAATCAATAGTTGGTTGGATAAATTGGGAATTGAACCTCAATTTAAAGATGGTTTGCGCGTTACCGATGCAGCGACGATGGATGTAGTAGAAATGGTCTTAGTCGGTCGAGTTAACAAAGAATTAGTATCTTTAATTAGTCAAGCTGGTGCATTGGCAGTTGGGTTATGTGGAAAAGATGGTAATTTCATTAAAGCTCGTCCGGTCGATCAAAAGGGAATTGGATTTGTTGGCGAAGTTACCACTGTTGATACTCGATTAATTAAATCTTTGGTTAGTAACGGTTATGTTCCTGTCATTTCTAGTGTGGCTGCGGATGAAGAAGGACAAGCTTACAATATTAACGCCGATACTGTAGCTGGAGAAATTGCTGCTGCATTAGATGCAGAAAAATTGATTTTATTGACTGATACTCCAGGTATTTTGGAAGATTATCATGACCCTAGTACTCTGCTAACTAAATTGGATATTCAAACAGCAAGAAAATTAATTGAACAGGGAATTGTCTCTGGGGGAATGATTCCAAAAGTTAACTGTTGTGTTCGTTCTCTGGCACAAGGAGTCCGCGCTGCCCATATTATTGATGGTCGTATTCCTCATGCTTTATTACTAGAAATTTTGACTGATGAAGGAATTGGTTCGATGATTGTGGCTTCTGAATATATGAATATCTGA